From a region of the Pongo abelii isolate AG06213 chromosome 9, NHGRI_mPonAbe1-v2.0_pri, whole genome shotgun sequence genome:
- the TRPT1 gene encoding tRNA 2'-phosphotransferase 1 isoform X3 — translation MNFSGGRRQEAAGSRGRRGPRPREQDRDVQLSKALSYALRHGALKLGLPMGADGFVPLGALLQLPQFRGFSAEDVQRVVDTNRKQRFALQPGDPSTGLLIRANQGHSLQVGVPKLELMPLETPQALPPMLVHGTFWKHWPSILLKGLSCQGRTHIHLAPGLPGDPGVISGMRPHCEIAVFIDGPLALAGNTDGFLLPKYFKEALQLRPTRKPLSLAGDEETECQCSPKHSSRERRRIQQ, via the exons ATGAACTTCTctggaggaaggaggcaggaagcAGCAGGGTCCAGGGGTAGAAGGGGTCCCAGACCCCGAGAACAG GACCGAGACGTGCAGCTGTCCAAGGCTCTGTCCTATGCCCTGCGCCATGGGGCCTTGAAGCTGGGGCTTCCCATGGGAGCTG ACGGCTTCGTGCCCCTGGGCGCCCTCCTGCAGTTGCCCCAGTTCCGCGGCTTCTCTGCTGAAGATGTGCAGCGCGTGGTGGACACCAATAGGAAGCAGCGGTTCGCCCTGCAGCCCGGGGATCCCAGCACTGGCCTTCTCATCCGGGCCAACCAGGGCCATTCCCTGCAGGTTGGG GTACCTAAGTTGGAGCTGATGCCCCTGGAGACACCGCAGGCCCTGCCCCCGATGCTAGTCCATGGTACATTCTGGAAGCACTGGCCATCCATCCTACTCAAGGGCCTGTCCTGCCAGGGAAGGACACACATCCACCTGGCCCCAGGACTGCCTGGAGACCCCGGTGTCATCAGTG GCATGCGGCCCCATTGTGAAATAGCTGTGTTCATCGATGGCCCCCTGGCTCTGGCAG GGAATACTGATGGCTTCCTGCTTCCCAAGTACTTCAAGGAGGCCCTGCAGCTACGCCCTACCC GAAAGCCCCTTTCCTTGGCTGGTGATGAAGAGACAGAGTGTCAGTGTAGCCCCAAGCACAGCtccagagaaaggaggaggatccaacaataa
- the TRPT1 gene encoding tRNA 2'-phosphotransferase 1 isoform X1, which yields MNFSGGRRQEAAGSRGRRGPRPREQDRDVQLSKALSYALRHGALKLGLPMGADGFVPLGALLQLPQFRGFSAEDVQRVVDTNRKQRFALQPGDPSTGLLIRANQGHSLQVGVPKLELMPLETPQALPPMLVHGTFWKHWPSILLKGLSCQGRTHIHLAPGLPGDPGVISGMRPHCEIAVFIDGPLALADGIPFFRSANGVILTPGNTDGFLLPKYFKEALQLRPTRKPLSLAGDEETECQCSPKHSSRERRRIQQ from the exons ATGAACTTCTctggaggaaggaggcaggaagcAGCAGGGTCCAGGGGTAGAAGGGGTCCCAGACCCCGAGAACAG GACCGAGACGTGCAGCTGTCCAAGGCTCTGTCCTATGCCCTGCGCCATGGGGCCTTGAAGCTGGGGCTTCCCATGGGAGCTG ACGGCTTCGTGCCCCTGGGCGCCCTCCTGCAGTTGCCCCAGTTCCGCGGCTTCTCTGCTGAAGATGTGCAGCGCGTGGTGGACACCAATAGGAAGCAGCGGTTCGCCCTGCAGCCCGGGGATCCCAGCACTGGCCTTCTCATCCGGGCCAACCAGGGCCATTCCCTGCAGGTTGGG GTACCTAAGTTGGAGCTGATGCCCCTGGAGACACCGCAGGCCCTGCCCCCGATGCTAGTCCATGGTACATTCTGGAAGCACTGGCCATCCATCCTACTCAAGGGCCTGTCCTGCCAGGGAAGGACACACATCCACCTGGCCCCAGGACTGCCTGGAGACCCCGGTGTCATCAGTG GCATGCGGCCCCATTGTGAAATAGCTGTGTTCATCGATGGCCCCCTGGCTCTGGCAG ATGGAATACCCTTCTTCCGCTCTGCCAATGGGGTGATTCTGACTCCAGGGAATACTGATGGCTTCCTGCTTCCCAAGTACTTCAAGGAGGCCCTGCAGCTACGCCCTACCC GAAAGCCCCTTTCCTTGGCTGGTGATGAAGAGACAGAGTGTCAGTGTAGCCCCAAGCACAGCtccagagaaaggaggaggatccaacaataa
- the TRPT1 gene encoding tRNA 2'-phosphotransferase 1 isoform X2 — translation MNFSGGRRQEAAGSRGRRGPRPREQDRDVQLSKALSYALRHGALKLGLPMGADGFVPLGALLQLPQFRGFSAEDVQRVVDTNRKQRFALQPGDPSTGLLIRANQGHSLQVPKLELMPLETPQALPPMLVHGTFWKHWPSILLKGLSCQGRTHIHLAPGLPGDPGVISGMRPHCEIAVFIDGPLALADGIPFFRSANGVILTPGNTDGFLLPKYFKEALQLRPTRKPLSLAGDEETECQCSPKHSSRERRRIQQ, via the exons ATGAACTTCTctggaggaaggaggcaggaagcAGCAGGGTCCAGGGGTAGAAGGGGTCCCAGACCCCGAGAACAG GACCGAGACGTGCAGCTGTCCAAGGCTCTGTCCTATGCCCTGCGCCATGGGGCCTTGAAGCTGGGGCTTCCCATGGGAGCTG ACGGCTTCGTGCCCCTGGGCGCCCTCCTGCAGTTGCCCCAGTTCCGCGGCTTCTCTGCTGAAGATGTGCAGCGCGTGGTGGACACCAATAGGAAGCAGCGGTTCGCCCTGCAGCCCGGGGATCCCAGCACTGGCCTTCTCATCCGGGCCAACCAGGGCCATTCCCTGCAG GTACCTAAGTTGGAGCTGATGCCCCTGGAGACACCGCAGGCCCTGCCCCCGATGCTAGTCCATGGTACATTCTGGAAGCACTGGCCATCCATCCTACTCAAGGGCCTGTCCTGCCAGGGAAGGACACACATCCACCTGGCCCCAGGACTGCCTGGAGACCCCGGTGTCATCAGTG GCATGCGGCCCCATTGTGAAATAGCTGTGTTCATCGATGGCCCCCTGGCTCTGGCAG ATGGAATACCCTTCTTCCGCTCTGCCAATGGGGTGATTCTGACTCCAGGGAATACTGATGGCTTCCTGCTTCCCAAGTACTTCAAGGAGGCCCTGCAGCTACGCCCTACCC GAAAGCCCCTTTCCTTGGCTGGTGATGAAGAGACAGAGTGTCAGTGTAGCCCCAAGCACAGCtccagagaaaggaggaggatccaacaataa
- the TRPT1 gene encoding tRNA 2'-phosphotransferase 1 isoform X4, giving the protein MNFSGGRRQEAAGSRGRRGPRPREQDRDVQLSKALSYALRHGALKLGLPMGADGFVPLGALLQLPQFRGFSAEDVQRVVDTNRKQRFALQPGDPSTGLLIRANQGHSLQVPKLELMPLETPQALPPMLVHGTFWKHWPSILLKGLSCQGRTHIHLAPGLPGDPGVISGMRPHCEIAVFIDGPLALAGNTDGFLLPKYFKEALQLRPTRKPLSLAGDEETECQCSPKHSSRERRRIQQ; this is encoded by the exons ATGAACTTCTctggaggaaggaggcaggaagcAGCAGGGTCCAGGGGTAGAAGGGGTCCCAGACCCCGAGAACAG GACCGAGACGTGCAGCTGTCCAAGGCTCTGTCCTATGCCCTGCGCCATGGGGCCTTGAAGCTGGGGCTTCCCATGGGAGCTG ACGGCTTCGTGCCCCTGGGCGCCCTCCTGCAGTTGCCCCAGTTCCGCGGCTTCTCTGCTGAAGATGTGCAGCGCGTGGTGGACACCAATAGGAAGCAGCGGTTCGCCCTGCAGCCCGGGGATCCCAGCACTGGCCTTCTCATCCGGGCCAACCAGGGCCATTCCCTGCAG GTACCTAAGTTGGAGCTGATGCCCCTGGAGACACCGCAGGCCCTGCCCCCGATGCTAGTCCATGGTACATTCTGGAAGCACTGGCCATCCATCCTACTCAAGGGCCTGTCCTGCCAGGGAAGGACACACATCCACCTGGCCCCAGGACTGCCTGGAGACCCCGGTGTCATCAGTG GCATGCGGCCCCATTGTGAAATAGCTGTGTTCATCGATGGCCCCCTGGCTCTGGCAG GGAATACTGATGGCTTCCTGCTTCCCAAGTACTTCAAGGAGGCCCTGCAGCTACGCCCTACCC GAAAGCCCCTTTCCTTGGCTGGTGATGAAGAGACAGAGTGTCAGTGTAGCCCCAAGCACAGCtccagagaaaggaggaggatccaacaataa
- the TRPT1 gene encoding tRNA 2'-phosphotransferase 1 isoform X5: protein MGSRAGSPWIPGATAGFFQDRDVQLSKALSYALRHGALKLGLPMGADGFVPLGALLQLPQFRGFSAEDVQRVVDTNRKQRFALQPGDPSTGLLIRANQGHSLQVGVPKLELMPLETPQALPPMLVHGTFWKHWPSILLKGLSCQGRTHIHLAPGLPGDPGVISGMRPHCEIAVFIDGPLALADGIPFFRSANGVILTPGNTDGFLLPKYFKEALQLRPTRKPLSLAGDEETECQCSPKHSSRERRRIQQ, encoded by the exons ATGGGCAGCAGGGCGGGGTCACCATGGATACCAGGGGCCACCGCTGGGTTCTTTCAGGACCGAGACGTGCAGCTGTCCAAGGCTCTGTCCTATGCCCTGCGCCATGGGGCCTTGAAGCTGGGGCTTCCCATGGGAGCTG ACGGCTTCGTGCCCCTGGGCGCCCTCCTGCAGTTGCCCCAGTTCCGCGGCTTCTCTGCTGAAGATGTGCAGCGCGTGGTGGACACCAATAGGAAGCAGCGGTTCGCCCTGCAGCCCGGGGATCCCAGCACTGGCCTTCTCATCCGGGCCAACCAGGGCCATTCCCTGCAGGTTGGG GTACCTAAGTTGGAGCTGATGCCCCTGGAGACACCGCAGGCCCTGCCCCCGATGCTAGTCCATGGTACATTCTGGAAGCACTGGCCATCCATCCTACTCAAGGGCCTGTCCTGCCAGGGAAGGACACACATCCACCTGGCCCCAGGACTGCCTGGAGACCCCGGTGTCATCAGTG GCATGCGGCCCCATTGTGAAATAGCTGTGTTCATCGATGGCCCCCTGGCTCTGGCAG ATGGAATACCCTTCTTCCGCTCTGCCAATGGGGTGATTCTGACTCCAGGGAATACTGATGGCTTCCTGCTTCCCAAGTACTTCAAGGAGGCCCTGCAGCTACGCCCTACCC GAAAGCCCCTTTCCTTGGCTGGTGATGAAGAGACAGAGTGTCAGTGTAGCCCCAAGCACAGCtccagagaaaggaggaggatccaacaataa
- the FERMT3 gene encoding fermitin family homolog 3 yields MAGMKTASGDYIDSSWELRVFVGEEDPEAESVTLRVTGESHIGGVLLKIVEQINRKQDWSDHAIWWEQKRQWLLQTHWTLDKYGILADARLFFGPQHRPVVLRLPNRRALRLRASFSQPLFQAVAAICRLLSIRHPEELSLLRAPEKKEKKKKEKEPEEELYDLSKVVLAGGVAPALFRGMPAHFSDSAQTEACYHMLSRPQPPPDPLLLQRLPRPSSLSDKTQLHSRWLDSSRCLMQQGIKAGDILWLRFKYYSFFDLDPKTDPVRLTQLYEQARWDLLLEEIDCTEEEMMVFAALQYHINKLSQSGEVGEPAGTDPGLDDLDAALSNLEVKLEGSAPTDVLDSLTTIPELKDHLRIFRPRKLTLKGYRQHWVVFKETTLSYYKSQDEAPGDPIQQLNLKGCEVVPDVNVSGQKFCIKLLVPSPEGMSEIYLRCQDEQQYARWMAGCRLASKGRTMADSSYTSEVQAILAFLSLQRTGGGGPGNHPQGPDASAEGLNPYGLVAPRFQRKFKAKQLTPRILEAHQNVAQLSLAEAQLRFIQAWQSLPDFGISYVMVRFKGSRKDEILGIANNRLIRIDLAVGDVVKTWRFSNMRQWNVNWDIRQVAIEFDEHINVAFSCVSASCRIVHEYIGGYIFLSTRERARGEELDEDLFLQLTGGHEAF; encoded by the exons ATGGCGGGGATGAAGACAGCCTCCGGGGACTACATCGATTCGTCATGGGAGCTGCGGGTGTTTGTGGGAGAGGAGGACCCGGAGGCCGAGTCAGTCACCCTGCGGGTCACTGGGGAGTCGCACATCGGCGGGGTGCTCCTGAAGATTGTGGAGCAGATCA ATCGCAAGCAGGACTGGTCAGACCATGCCATTTGGTGGGAACAGAAGAGGCAGTGGCTGCTGCAGACCCACTGGACACTGGACAAGTACGGGATCCTGGCCGACGCACGCCTCTTCTTTGGGCCCCAGCACCGGCCCGTCGTCCTTCGGTTGCCCAACCGCCGCGCACTGCGCCTCCGTGCCAGCTTCTCCCAGCCCCTCTTCCAGGCTGTGGCTGCCATCTGCCGCCTCCTCA GCATCCGGCACCCCGAGGAGCTATCCCTGCTCCGGGCTcctgagaagaaggagaagaagaagaaagagaaggagccaGAGGAAGAGCTCTACGACTTGAGCAAGGTCGTCCTGGCTGGGG GCGTGGCGCCTGCACTGTTCCGGGGGATGCCAGCTCACTTCTCGGATAGTGCCCAGACTGAGGCCTGCTACCACATGCTGAGCCGGCCCCAGCCGCCACCCGACCCCCTCCTGCTCCAGCGTCTGCCACGGCCCAGCTCCCTGTCAGACAAGACCCAGCTCCACAGCAG GTGGCTGGACTCGTCGAGGTGTCTCATGCAGCAGGGCATCAAGGCCGGGGACATACTCTGGCTGCGCTTCAAGTACTACAGCTTCTTCGATTTGGATCCCAAG ACAGACCCCGTGCGGCTGACACAGCTGTATGAGCAGGCCCGATGGGACCTGCTGCTGGAGGAGATTGACTGCACCGAGGAGGAGATGATGGTGTTTGCCGCCCTGCAG TACCACATCAACAAGCTGTCCCAGAGCGGGGAGGTGGGGGAGCCGGCTGGCACAGACCCAGGGCTGGACGACCTGGATGCGGCCCTGAGCAACCTGGAGGTGAAGCTGGAGGGGTCGGCGCCCACAGATGTGTTG GACAGCCTCACCACCATCCCAGAGCTCAAGGACCATCTCCGAATCTTCCG GCCCCGGAAGCTGACCCTGAAGGGCTACCGCCAGCACTGGGTGGTGTTCAAGGAGACCACACTGTCCTACTACAAGAGTCAGGACGAGGCTCCTGGGGACCCCATTCAGCAGCTCAACCTCAAGG gCTGTGAGGTGGTTCCCGATGTTAACGTCTCCGGCCAGAAGTTCTGCATTAAACTCCTAGTGCCCTCCCCTGAGGGCATGAGTGAGATCTACCTGCGGTGCCAGGAT GAGCAGCAGTATGCCCGCTGGATGGCTGGCTGCCGCCTGGCCTCCAAAGGCCGCACCATGGCCGACAGCAGCTACACCAGTGAGGTGCAGGCTATTCTGGCCTTCCTCAGCCTGCAGCGCACCGGCGGCGGGGGCCCGGGCAACCATCCCCAGGGCCCTGATGCCTCTGCCGAGGGCCTCAACCCCTACGGCCTCGTTGCCCCCCGTTTCCAGCGAAAGTTCAAGGCCAAGCAG CTCACCCCACGGATCCTGGAAGCCCACCAGAATGTGGCCCAGTTGTCGCTGGCAGAGGCCCAGCTGCGCTTCATCCAGGCCTGGCAGTCCCTGCCCGACTTCGGCATCTCCTACGTCATGGTCAG GTTCAAGGGCAGCAGGAAAGATGAGATCCTGGGCATCGCCAACAACCGACTGATCCGCATCGACTTGGCCGTGGGCGACGTGGTCAAGACCTGGCGTTTCAGCAACATGCGCCAGTGGAATGTCAACTGGGACATCCGGCAG GTGGCCATCGAGTTTGATGAGCACATCAATGTGGCCTTCAGCTGCGTGTCTGCCAGCTGCCGAATTGTACACGAGTACATCGGGGGCTACATTTTCCTGTCGACGCGGGAGCGGGCCCGTGGGGAGGAGCTGGATGAAGACCTCTTCCTGCAGCTCACCGGGGGCCATGAGGCCTTCTGA